The region GCTTCTGAGGCGTGCCCAACCGCTTCATGGGCAAATACTCCGGCAAGTTCAGGGTCAAGAATAACGGGACCTTTACCTCCTTTTGCCTGACGGGCACCCAACAAATCCACAGCTGTCTTTCCGGCAGATTGTGCCTTTTCCAGGATTTCAGGGTCACGGAACATTTCATAACCGCATACGTCAAAGTTGCTTTCTCTTCCTACCTGATAAGCTGCACCGTCTGAAGCAATGGCAGAAATTGCAAATCCAACTCTGGTAAGTTCATATTCGCAATCCGCACCTTCAGAATTTGTATAATGAATCTTCAGGGTAGATTCAGAGTATGATGCTGATGTACTGCTAATACCCTTACATGAAGCGTTATTGGAAAGATCTTTTAACAACTCAACCTTTTCTTCAACCGGAACATCCCGGGGATTTTCCTTTATAGAAGGCAGATTGTCAACATTGGGTTCACTGTAAGATGCAAGAGATACTTTTTCTCTTGGACTGTGTTTATCCACATCAGAAGCCAACTCTATAGCTGCTTTTATTGCAGCATCGATACCATCGACACCTTCAGATGAAGTATAACCCCATGAACCGCCACAAAGAGCACGTACCCCACAACCATTACCATAGTTGGTTTTTATGTCCTCTATCTTCCCATTGTCGAGAAGGATAGAAGTTGATTCACCCTCTATCCACCTCACATCATGAAATTCTGATTCTCTCATTTACTGGATTTCCTGTAAGTATTGTTTAACCGGGCACGGAGTCGGGAAGTTCCAGATCAACTTTCATATCTGTCAGCTCCTTGAGTTTTTCCCGCATTCCTTCCTTTTTGGAGCCCACAAGACTGTGCTCTATAACTTCGGATATTGTTTTGACAGGAATTATTTCGACCTGATCCTTGTAAGCTTCTTCAATCAATACATCATCCTTGTTTGTCCAGGGTATAATAACTTTTTTAATTCCACCCTGGGCTGCGGCTTCGATCTTGTAGGTTACACCGCCAACCGGCAATACGTCACCTCTTACAGACAAAGAACCGGTCATAGCCACACTCTGATCAACAGGTATGCCTTCAAGTGCCGAAATTACGGCAGTTGCAATGGATACAGAAGCACTGTCTCCCTCAACTCCTTCATAGGTACCGACAAACTGGATATGAATATCCCTATTCATTATGTTCTCGCCTGTTACCTTCTTGATAACTGCTGACACATTAAGAACCGCTTCCTTGGCAATATCCTTGAGCATACCGGTGGCAATTACTTTGCCTTCAGCATGTGATTGAGGAGGAGTTACTTCTGCCATTATAGGCAAGACGATTCCAGAATCTCCGCCCATTACAGCAAGCCCATTGACCTTACCGACAGCAGCACCTTTCCTGGAAAACAACTGGTAATCTTTTCTTCTTTCAAGATAGCTGTCAGCAAGCTGTTGTTCTATGGAGCGTGCCATGTTCTTGGCTGCAAGTACATGTTTTGCAGAGGTAATCTTTGCACTCTCAGCATGTGCAATATCTCCTGCTACCCTCACAAGTCCTCCAAGATCACGCAATTTCAAAGTTAGATGGCCTTTTCTTCCGGCCCGTCTGCGTGCTTCCTGTACGATTTCATCAACTGCGGACTGATCAAAATCAGGTATATGTCCATCCCGCTTAACTTCCTGTGCCACGAACCGAACAAGATACTTGCGGTTATCAGCAGTGTCTTCCATGGATTCACGCATGTAGAGCTCATATCCATAACCCTTTATACGTGACCTGAGTGCAGGATGCATTTTTTCCACAGCATCCAGATTACCTGCAGATACCATTATAAAGTCACAGGGAACAGGTTCTGTTTTCACAAGGGCACCGGAACTGCGTTCTGACTGACCTGTAATCGGATATTCTTTCTCCTGTATTGCCGTAAGCAGGCTCTGCTGGGATTCAATTCTGAGAGTGTTGATCTCATCAATGAATAGTACACCCTTGTGGGATTTGTGAATGTCTCCACTCTCTACCCTGTCATGGGAAGGAGTTTCCAGACCTCCTGACTGGAATGGGTCATGCCTGACGTCTCCGAGAAGGGCCCCTGCATGGGTACCGGTAGCATCAATATAAGGAGCATTGTCCTGTTCGTAATTTGAAACCAGCAGTTTTGGGACCATCATTTCTTCTTTTGGCATAAAGTTCTTTGCAAGAATCAGCATCATTATAGCTGCAATGATACCCCAGAGAAGTTGACCCACATAGAAAGAATACATCACAATACCAAAAATAAGGAACATCATCAACATATTCCTTGATTGGGATTTCTTTCTGGCCTCCATTTTATGAGCCATAACAATCTCCCTGCCCTTTCCGGCAGGAACAGTACGAATACGTGGATTGTTGTTGTCTTCAACGTTGGGATATGCAAGGATATCCTGCAGTTCCT is a window of Methanohalophilus mahii DSM 5219 DNA encoding:
- a CDS encoding TldD/PmbA family protein; the protein is MRESEFHDVRWIEGESTSILLDNGKIEDIKTNYGNGCGVRALCGGSWGYTSSEGVDGIDAAIKAAIELASDVDKHSPREKVSLASYSEPNVDNLPSIKENPRDVPVEEKVELLKDLSNNASCKGISSTSASYSESTLKIHYTNSEGADCEYELTRVGFAISAIASDGAAYQVGRESNFDVCGYEMFRDPEILEKAQSAGKTAVDLLGARQAKGGKGPVILDPELAGVFAHEAVGHASEADLVLEGSSILADRIGEEIASPLVNIIDDPTLHKFGYYPFDAEGMQSHRTDIITDGILNSYLHSRETAGKLGGASGNSRSQGYSAPVVRMSNTYVDNGNSNLDEMLEELGDGIYLAGSRGGQVNTGEGVFQFNAEKGYIVEDGEIGDLVRDVSLSGNTLQILKNVVLVGNDLKMHSGRCGKSGQAVPVSDGSPHLLISDALVGGVQ
- the lonB gene encoding ATP-dependent protease LonB, translated to MAEEMASKDEELEESFDTTSSIEVPKLLIDQIIGQEHAVEVVKKAASQRRHVMMIGTPGTGKSMLAKAMAELLPKEELQDILAYPNVEDNNNPRIRTVPAGKGREIVMAHKMEARKKSQSRNMLMMFLIFGIVMYSFYVGQLLWGIIAAIMMLILAKNFMPKEEMMVPKLLVSNYEQDNAPYIDATGTHAGALLGDVRHDPFQSGGLETPSHDRVESGDIHKSHKGVLFIDEINTLRIESQQSLLTAIQEKEYPITGQSERSSGALVKTEPVPCDFIMVSAGNLDAVEKMHPALRSRIKGYGYELYMRESMEDTADNRKYLVRFVAQEVKRDGHIPDFDQSAVDEIVQEARRRAGRKGHLTLKLRDLGGLVRVAGDIAHAESAKITSAKHVLAAKNMARSIEQQLADSYLERRKDYQLFSRKGAAVGKVNGLAVMGGDSGIVLPIMAEVTPPQSHAEGKVIATGMLKDIAKEAVLNVSAVIKKVTGENIMNRDIHIQFVGTYEGVEGDSASVSIATAVISALEGIPVDQSVAMTGSLSVRGDVLPVGGVTYKIEAAAQGGIKKVIIPWTNKDDVLIEEAYKDQVEIIPVKTISEVIEHSLVGSKKEGMREKLKELTDMKVDLELPDSVPG